A window from Chiroxiphia lanceolata isolate bChiLan1 chromosome 3, bChiLan1.pri, whole genome shotgun sequence encodes these proteins:
- the SLC4A1AP gene encoding kanadaptin gives MTLLNRLRLSGRLSLSASLSSAVSSAASAPPARVSPSPPRSLRTPQLRSAPGRPAGTASRSGTGSGSPVPSAPPRRAEGSARRRLRLARCRRFPWFAPHAVPVRAEAAARAPELRLPPALQRRGARPRRTPFGCGPGNMAEAAATEAAAEPAEPTEPAAFKRPSRPLPAAPGPADPGPSPPGPPRPAAAPPAPRYEEPAWGSRPPAGSGYGLEVLKGGVALGSVRLEDGSWFLVGRLPGCALSLEHPSVSRHHAVLQYRGAGADPDAAGFYVYDLGSTHGTFLNKARVPPRTYCRVRVGHGLRFGGSSRLFLLQGPKEDQESESELTVTELKALRKQQQAKLEKTMLGEDSDEEDEKEEKSERSQNSDMSCSWGMGEDAEEDEVEENPIAVDFQDVQDAFYMKDPRKALQGFFDREGEELEYEYDDRGHNSWLCRIKLPVDDAAGKQLVAEVLHSGKKKEAMIQCALEACRLLDARGVLRQEAVSRKRKSKNWEDEDFYDSDDDTFLDRTGAVEKKRLNRMRKAGKIEEKPETYDSLVTKLKEAENELSEITEKLKASGKVQSQPAAQDSLDEFMTEIKSGCTLDSVARKKLHLRSFELKKEQQRLKGLIKLVKPAELPELKPQGGSYSLNTENKPKKMNLPLFGAMKGGSKFKLKTGNLGKLPVKRPDIPESLLKMKDDGPEEEEEEEEEEEEMEEQQEGDAVNSRASKLEMKTTTEEETGKETNAPDSSPCNNKNLESLQDGVDFWPEPKVLRNESQMGPSQEKSQVSKAVNKEPEETSEQVKKTNSSRKVQQPFFSSQYPDDDPDYCIWIPPAGQSGDGKTHLNEKYGY, from the exons ATGACACTCCTAAACAGACTACGGCTGTCAGGCAGGCTGTCGCTCAGTGCCTCGCTGAGCAGCGCGGTGTCCTCAGCAGCATCAG cacccccagcccgtGTCTCGCCGTCCCCCCCGCGCTCCCTCCGCACTCCTCagctccgctccgctcccggcCGCCCTGCCGGAACTGCGTCCCGGTCCGGCACCGGGAGCGGCTCCCCCGTCCCCAGCGCTCCTCCGCGCCGGGCGGagggcagcgcccgccgccgTCTCCGCCTCgcccgctgccgccgcttccCCTGGTTCGCCCCCCACGCTGTCCCGGTCCGCGCTGAGGCCGCGGCGCGAGCCCCAGAGCTGCGCCTACCCCCGGCACTGCAGCGCCGCGGAGCTCGTCCCCGGAGGACTCCATTCGGGTGCGGACCCGGGAACATGGCGGAGGCCGCGGCGAcggaggcggcggcggagccTGCGGAGCCCACCGAGCCCGCCGCCTTCAAGCGCCCGAGCCGCCCGctgcccgccgcccccgggcccGCCGACCCGGGGCCCAGCCCGCCGGGgcctccccgccccgccgccgcgccgcccgcgccGCGCTACGAGGAGCCGGCGTGGGGCAGCCGCCCGCCGGCCGGCTCCGGGTACGGGTTAGAGGTGCTGAAGGGCGGCGTGGCGCTGGGCTCGGTGAGGCTGGAGGACGGCAGCTGGTTCCTGGTGGGGCGGCTGCCCGGCTGCGCGCTCTCCCTGGAGCACCCCTCGGTGTCGCGGCACCACGCCGTGCTGCAGTACCGCGGCGCCGGCGCCGACCCCGACGCCGCCGGGTTCTACGTGTACGACCTGGGCAGCACCCACGGCACCTTCCTCAACAAGGCGCGGGTACCGCCCCGCACCTACTGCCGGGTGCGGGTGGGCCACGGGCTGCGCTTCGGCGGCAGCTCCcgcctcttcctcctccag GGACCCAAAGAGGACCAGGAGTCTGAGTCAGAACTAACTGTGACTGAATTGAAGGCATTGCGTAAGCAGCAGCAAGCAAAACTAGAAAAGACAATGTTGGGAGAGGACTCTgatgaggaagatgaaaaagaggagaaaagtgaAAGGAGTCAGAACAGTGATATGAGCTGCTCGTGGGGAATGG GTGAGGATGCTGAGGAGGATGAGGTTGAAGAAAACCCTATTGCTGTTGATTTTCAGGATGTTCAAGATGCTTTCTATATGAAAGATCCTAGGAAGGCCTTACAGGGCTTTTTTGATAGAGAAG gAGAAGAGTTAGAATATGAATATGATGATCGTGGGCACAATAGCTGGCTGTGCAGGATCAA GTTGCCTGTGGATGAtgcagcagggaagcagctggtgGCAGAGGTTCTCcactcaggaaaaaagaaggaggCAATGATACAGTGCGCACTGGAAGCTTGCAGGCTACTTGATGCTCGGGGAGTACTGAGGCAAGAAGCAG TGTCCcgaaaaaggaaatcaaagaacTGGGAAGATGAGGATTTTTATGACAGTGATGATGACACCTTCCTCGATCGAACTGGTGCTGTGGAAAAGAAACGACTGAACAGAATGAGAAAAGCTggtaaaatagaagaaaaaccAGAGACTTATGACTCCTTG GTCACAAAGCTAAAGGAAGCTGAAAATGAGCTTTCTGAGATAACAGAGAAGCTGAAGGCTTCAGGGAAAG TCCagtcccagccagcagctcaaGATTCCTTGGATGAATTCATGACTGAGATAAAATCAGGATGCACCTTAGACAGTGTGGCACGAAAAAAACTTCACTTACGGTCATTTGAACTGAAGAAGGAGCAACAGAGACTGAAAGGGTTAATAAAGCTTGTCAAGCCTGCAGAACTACCTGAGCTGAAGCCCCA GGGTGGGAGTTACAGTCTGAACACAGAGAACAAGCCTAAAAAGATGAACCTGCCTCTCTTCGGTGCAATGAAAGGGGGGAGcaaattcaaactgaaaactGGAAACCTAGGG AAGTTGCCTGTTAAGCGTCCAGACATCCCTGAAAGcttgttaaaaatgaaagatgatggaccagaagaggaggaggaggaggaggaggaagaggaagaaatggaagaGCAGCAAGAAGGAGATGCAGTAAACAGCAGAGCATCaaagctggaaatgaaaacgacaacagaggaagaaacaggaaaagagactAATGCTCCTGATAGTTCTCCTTGCAATAACAAGAATCTAGAATCCCTTCAGGATG ggGTTGATTTTTGGCCTGAGCCAAAGGTACTGAGGAATGAATCTCAGATGGGACCTTCACAAGAGAAATCTCAAG tatccaagGCAGTAAATAAGGAACCTGAAGAAACATCTGAGCAAGTTAAGAAAACCAATAGCTCAAGGAAG